A genomic region of Daphnia carinata strain CSIRO-1 chromosome 5, CSIRO_AGI_Dcar_HiC_V3, whole genome shotgun sequence contains the following coding sequences:
- the LOC130696153 gene encoding lipase lipl-1-like, producing MRALGVIFVVLGLANASPLLEKGRHHSSRGDEEIYMTTAEIIVNRGYPVELHYIETLDGYLLEAQRIPYGKYSGPAPNKPVVFLQHGLLSSSADWIIGHTESALGYLLADAGYDVWLGAVRGNTYGRNHTTLSPDNDSSFWDFSFDQIGQYDVPANLRYILAYTNQATLSYVGHSQGTLSFYIAMETNPDLNEKVNMMFALAPITTVAHMRSPLRLIAPYADNLEVIANLLGIDEFLPSSDFFDLMGQEECQVNSTSIIICESILFLICGPDISELDPSLISLIVSHTPAGTSVQNMLHYAQEYNYAYYAHYDFGKLGNANNYGQETPPLYNAGKVTAPMITFWGDNDWLADPVDVAWAESQFPNLRESIHIAPFNHLDFLWAIHVKELVNDVILANLPIKPQP from the exons ATGCGAGCATTGGGAGTTATTTTTGTAGTCCTAGGTTTGGCGAATGCTTCGCCCTTACTTGAAAAGGGTCGTCACCATTCCAGCCGTGGTGATGAAGAAATTTACATGACTACG GCCGAAATAATTGTGAATCGAGGCTACCCGGTGGAGCTACATTACATCGAAACATTGGACGGATATTTGCTTGAAGCGCAACGTATTCCGTACGGGAAATATTCGGGCCCTGCTCCCAACAAACCGGTGGTATTCCTCCAGCATGGCTTACTATCATCATCAGCTGATTGGATTATCGGACACACCGAAAGTGCCCTTG GTTACTTACTGGCTGACGCTGGATATGACGTATGGCTTGGAGCCGTCCGAGGTAATACCTATGGCCGCAATCACACCACCCTTAGTCCAGACaatgattcttctttttgggaTTTTTC GTTTGATCAAATTGGCCAGTATGACGTACCCGCCAATTTGCGATATATTTTAGCGTACACGAATCAAGCAACTTTGAGCTATGTTGGACACTCGCAAGGAACTTTATCGTTCTACATAGCGATGGAAACCAATCCCGACCTTAATGAGAAAGTCAATATGATGTTTGCTCTGGCCCCCATAACCACCGTTGCTCATATGAGGAGCCCCTTGCGACTGATTGCTCCATACGCGGATAACCTGGag GTTATTGCCAACTTGCTTGGCATTGATGAATTCCTACCGAGCAGCgatttctttgatttgatGGGTCAAGAAGAATGTCAAGTTAATAGCACTAGTATTATTATTTGCGAAAGCATTCTATTCCTTATATGCGGACCGGATATATCAGAACTCGACCCG AGCTTAATTTCGCTTATTGTGTCGCACACGCCAGCTGGAACAAGTGTTCAAAATATGCTTCACTACGCTCAAGAGTATAATTATG CTTATTACGCGCACTATGATTTTGGAAAATTGGGCAACGCAAACAATTACGGGCAGGAAACACCGCCATTGTACAACGCAGGCAAAGTCACAGCACCTATGATCACCTTTTGGGGTGACAACGACTGGCTGGCCGATCCTGTCGATGTCGCTTGGGCCGAATCTCAATTTCCCAATTTGAGAGAGAGTATCCACATTGCTCCTTTTAATCACCTTGACTTCCTCTGGGCTATCCATGTCAAAGAGCTCGTCAATGATGTTATCCTTGCCAATCTGCCCATCAAACCCCAACCGTGA
- the LOC130696135 gene encoding gastric triacylglycerol lipase-like, with amino-acid sequence MVVISRMPVLVSVIFVLCFVSQPANCSVFNATSYLAKGTSLFRHKIHDVANVISKARHHLPGGRVFNKEKHLKLDDKFVNLTALPYDYEGTMNSVQIIVNRGYPVASYSVTTEDGYILEVHRIPGRKGQTSDLGTGKPVFLQHGLLCSSADWLISPSNRSLAFILADRGYDVWLGNARGNIYSRKHKTLNQNKDAYWNFSWDEMGKFDIPAVLNFIIAKTKRDRLIYMGHSMGCSMLFVAISTFPELASKIEMMFAFAPATSLARASSPVIRIAGPFIKHLEFMLKLLRTRAFLSQESSLVYFQRRFCSKNFAWASLCRNLLFFIAGDDIGNLDVEMLPVINGNAPAGTSVRTIAQFVMNHNSGATFIPYNYGLLGNYLRYGKIRPPPYDLSKFTIPVYLFYGQNDRLVVPEDMRWLADKLPNVKEFIMVDDKSYNHVSFLWGKNNNRLIYDRVISLLPSPV; translated from the exons ATGGTTGTCATCTCAAGAATGCCAGTGCTAGTGTCTGTGATCTTTGTGCTGTGTTTCGTGAGCCAACCGGCTAATTGTTCCGTGTTCAATGCGACCAGTTACCTAGCGAAAGGCACAAGCCTCTTTCGTCATAAAATACATGACGTTGCTAATGTGATTTCCAAAGCGCGGCACCATTTGCCTGGTGGACGCGtattcaacaaagaaaagcacCTGAAACTCGACGACAAGTTCGTCAATTTAACAGCGTTGCCTTACGATTACGAAGGCACCATGAACTCG GTTCAAATCATCGTGAATCGGGGTTACCCAGTAGCTTCGTATTCTGTTACGACTGAAGACGGATATATCCTGGAAGTGCATCGAATTCCCGGTAGGAAAGGTCAGACATCCGACTTGGGGACCGGTAAACCCGTCTTTCTACAACACGGGCTTCTTTGTTCGTCAGCAGATTGGTTGATTAGTCCTTCCAATCGATCATTAG CCTTCATCCTAGCGGACCGCGGTTACG ACGTGTGGCTCGGCAATGCTCGAGGAAACATTTACTCGCGCAAGCACAAGACCCTGAATCAAAATAAGGACGCCTACTGGAATTTTTC tTGGGACGAAATGGGGAAATTCGATATTCCGGCAGTGCTGAACTTCATTATTGCCAAGACGAAGCGCGATCGATTGATTTACATgg GACATTCCATGGGATGCAGCATGCTTTTTGTAGCAATCTCCACGTTTCCGGAACTTGCTTCGAAAATCGAAATGATGTTTGCGTTTGCTCCGGCGACCTCTTTGGCACGTGCGTCCAGTCCTGTTATTCGAATAGCAGGTCCATTTATCAAACACCTTGAG TTTATGCTGAAACTTCTTCGGACCCGTGCATTCCTCTCTCAAGAATCATCGCTTGTATACTTTCAACGGCGATTCTGCTCGAAAAATTTCGCGTGGGCTAGCCTTTGCAGAAACCTTCTGTTTTTTATCGCTGGGGACGATATCGGTAACTTGGATGTG GAGATGCTGCCGGTCATTAACGGGAACGCCCCAGCAGGCACTTCGGTCCGTACGATAGCCCAATTCGTGATGAACCACAATTCAG GGGCCACCTTCATTCCTTATAATTATGGGCTGTTGGGCAATTATCTCCGCTACGGAAAGATAAGGCCGCCACCTTACGATCTCAGCAAATTTACCATTCCGGTCTATTTGTTTTACGGTCAAAATGATCGTCTGGTTGTGCCAGAG GACATGAGATGGTTAGCCGATAAGTTACCCAATGTCAAAGAGTTTATCATGGTTGATGATAAATCATATAACCATGTGAGCTTCTTGTGGGGAAAGAACAACAATCGGCTTATTTACGACCGAGTAATATCGCTCCTCCCTTCACCGGTCTAG
- the LOC130696137 gene encoding gastric triacylglycerol lipase-like has translation MKCPTVTFCCIIAHIYWTLIAAVPSPQSNQILRNGTKAVDVDIVDTRQLSSANAISQHFSTSGRSLEEARMTTVEIIRNRGYAVEVYKVTTEDGYILELHRIPYGKGQSSDPSVKRQPVYLQHGFLNTDNVWLINPVDKALAYILVDTGLYDVWLGNIRGNTYSRAHASLDISEDAYWDFSFDEMGYYDIPAVINFVLNKTGRKTISYVGHSMGCAVFYVCMSLRPEFNAKIDIMIALAPATSMAKAQTSIRYQARFINQLVAFYRIFGIRVYEPVDSPSNNFRKTFCGPNLILRNSICRNSIFSTTGDNYRGIDVDILPVIDGHNPAGTSVRTAAHFAQNFNAGQTFQRYDFGPSENLLRYGQQTPPAYELSKVTSAVYIFWGESDKAVAPADVAWLASKLGNLKSSTRIEDPEWNHVNFLFSTDAKRLVYDKFIPLLPKAT, from the exons ATGAAATGTCCTACGGTCACATTTTGTTGTATCATTGCACACATTTACTGGACCTTAATTGCAGCTGTGCCATCACCGCAATCGAACCAAATTCTCCGAAATGGAACCAAGGCTGTAGACGTTGATATCG TTGACACAAGGCAGCTGTCGTCCGCTAATGCCATCAGCCAACATTTCTCTACAAGCGGTCGAAGTCTCGAGGAAGCACGGATGACTACG GTTGAAATCATTCGTAATAGAGGCTACGCTGTTGAGGTCTATAAAGTGACAACCGAAGACGGCTACATTCTCGAACTTCATCGAATTCCGTATGGCAAAGGACAATCATCCGACCCAAGTGTTAAGAGACAACCCGTCTATCTCCAACACGGATTTCTCAACACTGACAATGTGTGGCTCATTAACCCAGTTGACAAAGCCCTGG CCTACATCCTGGTTGATACTGGTTTATATGACGTGTGGCTCGGCAATATTCGAGGCAATACCTATTCGCGCGCACATGCAAGTTTGGACATTTCGGAAGACGCTTACTGGGATTTTTC ATTCGATGAAATGGGATACTATGACATTCCTGCCGTTATCAATTTCGTGCTTAATAAGACCGGGCGCAAAACGATAAGCTATGTCG gTCATTCAATGGGATGTGCCGTATTCTACGTTTGCATGTCGTTGCGTCCCGAATTCAACGCCAAAATAGACATAATGATCGCTTTGGCACCGGCAACATCCATGGCGAAGGCTCAGACTAGCATTCGCTATCAAGCGCGATTCATAAACCAGTTGGTG GCATTTTACCGGATTTTTGGGATCCGTGTCTACGAACCAGTTGATTCTCCGTCCAACAATTTCCGGAAAACGTTCTGCGGTCCTAATTTAATCTTGCGCAACTCCATCTGTCGAAATTCCATATTCAGCACAACTGGTGACAACTATCGTGGTATCGATGTG GATATTCTGCCAGTGATTGACGGCCACAATCCAGCAGGAACTTCAGTGAGAACAGCAGCACATTTTGCTCAGAATTTCAACGCTG GTCAGACTTTTCAAAGATATGATTTTGGTCCTTCAGAAAATCTGTTACGTTACGGACAGCAAACTCCTCCTGCTTACGAGTTGTCTAAAGTCACGTCTGCTGTCTATATTTTCTGGGGAGAAAGCGATAAa GCTGTTGCTCCAGCG GATGTCGCTTGGTTGGCTTCAAAATTGGGAAACTTGAAGTCTTCTACCCGGATTGAAGATCCGGAGTGGAATCACGtcaattttctattttccacGGATGCCAAACGGCTTGTATACGACAAGTTCATTCCACTTCTTCCCAAAGCCActtaa
- the LOC130696138 gene encoding lipase 3-like has product MTLPVMPVDALRTNRQRRGLFNRKPSYSWFSDQWLSRAANALFDKNTSYLEMGQTRNKTPVPEDPEARMTSIEIITGRGYPAETYSVVTEDGYILELHRIPHGKNSAADSRPRGKPILFQHGFLGSSADWLISPTDRNLAFQLADLGYDIWISNARGNTYSRKHERFDPSQEAFWNFSWDEMGKYDIPAVIQFILARNGRPEMKLIYIGYSMGASMFFVAMVAHPELNSKIELMIALAPAASLANIASPVLRAIAPFGKHIEFLFRIARVRNFMFNDMPFNRVRAMFCRKSYLRAAMCLNVLFLLVGHDNGHFDLNLLPVIDGHIPAGTSVRTLSHFVMNHLSGENFSPYDYGLFGNIQRYGTPKRPPYDLSKVIAPVYLFYGASDYLSTSKDVIWLSQRLPNVKQLIKIKDTHYNHFDFLWAKDNNRLIYSKIFSILPPPT; this is encoded by the exons ATGACGCTACCCGTTATGCCTGTTGACGCCCTTCGAACAAACCGGCAGCGTCGTGGACTATTCAATCGCAAGCCGAGCTACTCTTGGTTTAGTGATCAGTGGTTATCACGGGCAGCCAATGCTCTGTTTGATAAAAACACGTCCTATTTGGAGATGGGCCAAACAAGGAATAAAACTCCCGTTCCAGAGGATCCCGAAGCTAGGATGACCtcg ATTGAAATTATAACTGGTCGCGGTTATCCAGCTGAAACCTATTCAGTGGTTACCGAGGACGGCTATATCCTAGAGCTTCATCGTATCCCTCACGGTAAGAACTCCGCCGCAGACTCACGTCCTCGCGGCAAACCAATCCTCTTCCAGCATGGATTTCTCGGCAGCTCAGCTGACTGGCTGATCAGCCCTACCGATCGTAACCTAG CATTTCAGTTGGCGGATTTGGGATATGATATCTGGATTTCGAACGCTCGCGGAAACACGTATTCACGGAAGCATGAGCGATTCGATCCATCCCAAGAGGCTTTTTGGAATTTCTC GTGGGATGAAATGGGAAAATACGACATACCCGCCGTCATTCAATTCATTCTGGCCCGCAACGGAAGGCCAGAAATGAAGTTGATTTACATAGGTTATTCTATGGGAGCTTCCATGTTTTTCGTCGCCATGGTTGCTCATCCAGAGCTCAACTCCAAAATCGAGTTGATGATAGCCTTAGCACCGGCTGCTTCGTTGGCGAACATTGCAAGTCCCGTCTTGCGAGCCATAGCTCCTTTCGGCAAACATATTGAG TTTCTTTTCAGAATTGCAAGGGTCCGAAATTTCATGTTCAATGACATGCCATTCAACAGAGTAAGAGCAATGTTTTGCCGGAAAAGCTATTTGCGCGCTGCGATGTGCCTCAACGTTCTGTTCCTGCTCGTCGGGCATGACAATGGCCATTTTGATCTG AATCTTTTGCCAGTGATTGACGGCCATATACCAGCAGGGACATCAGTCCGCACCTTAAGTCATTTTGTTATGAACCACCTTTCAg GGGAAAATTTCAGTCCGTACGACTACGGGCTGTTTGGAAACATACAGCGTTATGGGACGCCAAAGCGACCGCCATATGATCTGAGCAAAGTCATAGCGCCCGTCTATCTTTTTTATGGAGCAAGTGATTATCTGTCGACAAGTAAG GACGTTATTTGGCTTTCACAGAGATTGCCAAATGTGAAACAATTGATTAAGATTAAAGACACGCACTAtaatcattttgatttcctGTGGGCGAAAGATAACAACAGGCTTATCTACAGCAAAATCTTCAGCATTTTGCCACCACCGACGTAA
- the LOC130696139 gene encoding lipase member K-like isoform X1, which produces MVVLLRTDHVRLFVFIVVLMTDGEGKLTTTSKTKWRSFVNLKNVWTKTKVTIPKQDSRHTNPESSMTTVEIISSRGYPVETHTVVTDDGYILEIHRIPHGKGQQANSNVPLGKPVFLQHGFASSSADWVISPSDRSLAFRLADLGFDVWLGNARGNVYSRKHSSLDPSGEAYWRFSWDEMGKFDIPSEINYILTKTGKTKLSYVGHSMGCAIFFVAMISHPELNEKIEVMMALAPATSLANMRSPIRYFAPFVVPLELLLRLLQTRVFMTPDDLVTRLQDRFCREEDHHVTLFCRNPVFAVVDDDLQNISPDLWPVMDSHVPAGTSVRTATQFAQNYNSGMSNFYTLQLRLAA; this is translated from the exons ATGGTTGTATTGCTACGGACAGATCATGTCCGGCTTTTCGTCTTCATTGTAGTGCTAATGACAGACGGTGAAGGTAAACTAACCACGACTAGCAAAACCAAGTGGCGATCGTTCGTGAACTTGAAAAATGTGTGGACTAAAACGAAGGTGACGATACCTAAACAGGATTCTCGACATACTAACCCTGAGTCTTCCATGACAACA GTTGAAATCATCTCTAGTCGGGGATATCCGGTGGAAACTCACACCGTAGTTACGGATGACGGCTATATTCTTGAAATTCACAGAATACCGCATGGCAAAGGCCAGCAGGCAAATTCGAACGTCCCGCTCGGTAAACCCGTTTTCCTGCAGCACGGTTTCGCTAGCAGCAGCGCTGATTGGGTCATCAGTCCTTCTGATCGATCACTCG CATTTCGTTTAGCGGATTTGGGTTTCGATGTATGGCTTG GCAATGCAAGGGGGAATGTTTATTCACGTAAACATAGCAGTCTCGACCCATCAGGCGAAGCCTACTGGAGATTTTC GTGGGACGAAATGGGCAAATTCGACATTCCGTCGGAGATAAACTACATTTTGACTAAAACgggaaaaacgaaattgaGCTATGTTGG GCATTCGATGGGTTGTGCCATATTTTTCGTAGCCATGATCAGTCACCCGGAGCTAAACGAGAAAATCGAAGTGATGATGGCCTTGGCGCCGGCAACAAGTTTAGCCAACATGAGAAGTCCCATCCGCTATTTTGCGCCCTTTGTCGTGCCACTTGAA CTTCTCCTGAGGCTATTGCAAACACGCGTTTTTATGACGCCAGATGATTTGGTCACGAGGCTTCAGGACAGGTTTTGTCGGGAAGAAGACCATCACGTAACATTGTTTTGCCGAAACCCTGTCTTTGCAGTGGTAGACGATGACCTGCAAAATATTTCTCCG GATTTGTGGCCTGTTATGGACAGTCATGTCCCCGCAGGTACTTCAGTTCGCACGGCGACGCAGTTTGCCCAAAATTACAACTCAGGCAT gTCAAACTTTTATACCTTACAATTACGGTTGGCTGCGTAA
- the LOC130696136 gene encoding LOW QUALITY PROTEIN: gastric triacylglycerol lipase-like (The sequence of the model RefSeq protein was modified relative to this genomic sequence to represent the inferred CDS: inserted 1 base in 1 codon) gives MWSLYSSRAFVILVMMIVSVSGTLPFGNRNGESGFSSGGGXRNNPRLPVSPEAYMSSPEIIIYRGYPVELHTVLTEDGYLLGIHRIPYGRTAMSRQKGPKRPVFLQHGLLNSDADWLINPTDRALAFILADRGYDVWLGNARGNAYSKRHVSLDVNEEEFWDFSWDEIGRYDIPACIHYVLRKTGSRKLTYIGHSMGTAVFWVAMITNPELNKKVEVMMALAPAASVANVKSFVRLSAAFVDPIESFLRLIRTRAFLPNTGIHRRIREVFCERTLKEATLCRNLIFLIAGADPHNFNITALPVISGHNPSGTSVRTVSQFAKSFNLGQTFTRYDYGPQGNFEHYGQGVPPEYDLNLVTAPVYLFWGENDLLTTPEDVAWLASKLPNLKASIRVDYPLFNHWDFLWSVNVNELLYNRLLTLLPPPYYAETSHNIALPINTTRIARG, from the exons ATGTGGTCGTTGTATTCATCGAGAGCTTTCGTGATCTTAGTGATGATGATTGTTAGCGTTTCGGGAACTTTGCCGTTCGGCAATCGAAACGGTGAATCGGGTTTTAGCAGTGGTGGAG AGCGCAACAATCCACGTCTTCCTGTTAGTCCGGAAGCTTACATGTCCAGC CCTGAAATCATCATTTATCGAGGATATCCCGTGGAGCTGCACACAGTGTTGACCGAAGATGGATACCTATTAG GCATCCATCGAATTCCGTACGGAAGGACGGCAATGTCCCGACAAAAGGGACCCAAACGACCCGTCTTCCTGCAGCACGGGCTTCTTAACAGTGATGCTGATTGGCTTATCAATCCGACTGATAGAGCGTTGG cattTATACTGGCGGATCGCGGCTATG ATGTGTGGCTGGGCAACGCGCGAGGCAACGCTTATTCCAAGAGGCACGTCAGCCTCGACGTCAACGAGGAGGAATTCTGGGACTTTTC GTGGGATGAGATTGGACGTTACGACATCCCAGCCTGCATTCATTACGTTCTGAGGAAGACTGGCAGTCGGAAGCTGACGTATATTGGCCATTCAATGG GTACGGCGGTTTTCTGGGTGGCCATGATCACCAACCccgaattgaataaaaaagtaGAAGTGATGATGGCTCTTGCACCAGCCGCCTCTGTGGCCAACGTGAAGAGTTTCGTCCGATTATCGGCCGCCTTCGTCGATCCCATTGAA agttTCCTTCGGCTAATTCGGACGCGGGCATTCTTGCCTAACACGGGCATCCACCGGCGAATCCGTGAGGTGTTTTGCGAGCGAACGCTCAAGGAGGCGACGTTGTGCCGCAATCTGATTTTTCTCATTGCCGGTGCCGACCCGCACAATTTCAACATT ACGGCCCTGCCAGTCATTTCGGGACACAATCCGTCTGGCACGTCTGTCAGGACAGTATCGCAGTTTGCCAAAAGCTTCAATTTGG gACAAACATTCACCCGATACGATTACGGACCTCAGGGCAATTTCGAACATTACG GACAAGGAGTACCACCCGAATACGATTTAAATCTTGTCACGGCACCGGTCTACTTATTTTGGGGTGAAAACGATCTGTTAACAACACCAGAA gacgTTGCTTGGTTGGCTTCGAAATTGCCAAATCTGAAAGCATCGATTCGTGTTGACTACCCGCTATTTAATCATTGGGACTTTCTCTGGTCGGTGAATGTGAACGAGCTTCTCTACAATCGTCTTCTCACCTTGTTGCCTCCGCCTTATTACGCGGAGACTAGTCATAATATAGCACTGCCAATAAATACGACTAGGATTGCCAGAGGGTAA
- the LOC130696139 gene encoding gastric triacylglycerol lipase-like isoform X2, which translates to MVVLLRTDHVRLFVFIVVLMTDGEGKLTTTSKTKWRSFVNLKNVWTKTKVTIPKQDSRHTNPESSMTTVEIISSRGYPVETHTVVTDDGYILEIHRIPHGKGQQANSNVPLGKPVFLQHGFASSSADWVISPSDRSLAFRLADLGFDVWLGNARGNVYSRKHSSLDPSGEAYWRFSWDEMGKFDIPSEINYILTKTGKTKLSYVGHSMGCAIFFVAMISHPELNEKIEVMMALAPATSLANMRSPIRYFAPFVVPLELLLRLLQTRVFMTPDDLVTRLQDRFCREEDHHVTLFCRNPVFAVVDDDLQNISPDLWPVMDSHVPAGTSVRTATQFAQNYNSGQTFIPYNYGWLRNMQKYGGRSTPPPYDLSKVTCPVYIFYGENDLLTVPKDVAWLAGKLSNLKQSIRVDHDKYNHFDFLWATDNNAILYDPIISRLPSAL; encoded by the exons ATGGTTGTATTGCTACGGACAGATCATGTCCGGCTTTTCGTCTTCATTGTAGTGCTAATGACAGACGGTGAAGGTAAACTAACCACGACTAGCAAAACCAAGTGGCGATCGTTCGTGAACTTGAAAAATGTGTGGACTAAAACGAAGGTGACGATACCTAAACAGGATTCTCGACATACTAACCCTGAGTCTTCCATGACAACA GTTGAAATCATCTCTAGTCGGGGATATCCGGTGGAAACTCACACCGTAGTTACGGATGACGGCTATATTCTTGAAATTCACAGAATACCGCATGGCAAAGGCCAGCAGGCAAATTCGAACGTCCCGCTCGGTAAACCCGTTTTCCTGCAGCACGGTTTCGCTAGCAGCAGCGCTGATTGGGTCATCAGTCCTTCTGATCGATCACTCG CATTTCGTTTAGCGGATTTGGGTTTCGATGTATGGCTTG GCAATGCAAGGGGGAATGTTTATTCACGTAAACATAGCAGTCTCGACCCATCAGGCGAAGCCTACTGGAGATTTTC GTGGGACGAAATGGGCAAATTCGACATTCCGTCGGAGATAAACTACATTTTGACTAAAACgggaaaaacgaaattgaGCTATGTTGG GCATTCGATGGGTTGTGCCATATTTTTCGTAGCCATGATCAGTCACCCGGAGCTAAACGAGAAAATCGAAGTGATGATGGCCTTGGCGCCGGCAACAAGTTTAGCCAACATGAGAAGTCCCATCCGCTATTTTGCGCCCTTTGTCGTGCCACTTGAA CTTCTCCTGAGGCTATTGCAAACACGCGTTTTTATGACGCCAGATGATTTGGTCACGAGGCTTCAGGACAGGTTTTGTCGGGAAGAAGACCATCACGTAACATTGTTTTGCCGAAACCCTGTCTTTGCAGTGGTAGACGATGACCTGCAAAATATTTCTCCG GATTTGTGGCCTGTTATGGACAGTCATGTCCCCGCAGGTACTTCAGTTCGCACGGCGACGCAGTTTGCCCAAAATTACAACTCAG gTCAAACTTTTATACCTTACAATTACGGTTGGCTGCGTAACATGCAAAAGTACGGTGGGCGATCGACGCCGCCACCGTACGATCTGAGTAAAGTCACGTGTCCCGTCTACATTTTCTATGG AGAAAACGATCTGCTCACCGTTCCTAAA GATGTGGCATGGTTGGCTGGGAAGTTGAGCAACTTGAAACAATCGATACGAGTAGACCATGACAAGTACAATCACTTTGACTTTTTATGGGCTACGGACAACAACGCTATTCTGTACGACCCAATCATATCCCGCTTGCCGTCAGCACTGTGA
- the LOC130696140 gene encoding arrestin domain-containing protein 17-like — protein MVLDKFFISLNNDAVTYFPGQEITGNVHIWNNESKNVIGIYVECRGLAQVSFSRTEQEMRTVYRNGRSHTDVINKTVHYSSKESYFHHRVTISAGNGHVLNKGKHQFPFSFLLPQEIPSSFEGAHGNVRYTLRAVYERRLKWNHECKIPITINSITDLNTIPEANVPVRATGFKTLGILCCKSNPIMATFWLDRAGYVPGEKIILNAEVENLTRKRMRGSKIQIIERTNFHATRATECHERVIHESVRGKFKAVELWENYPIIVPPIVSSGLNFCRIIDVTYILVFSVDPGSFSFNLKVSHNLLIGNVPLRSSFANFQHRNVISAAQGEHGNPSAIAGPSIPGAETYPDLPPPSYEECMFGGNIRDTEDSEHVSYGAGDSYKPRYLTYGSC, from the exons ATGGTATTGGACAAGTTTTTCATCAGTTTAAACAATGACGCTGTTACCTACTTTCCTGGACAAGAAATTACAGGAAACGTACACATCTGGAACAACGAATCCAAGAATGTGATAG GTATTTACGTCGAATGCCGCGGCCTTGCGCAAGTGTCTTTCTCAAGAACGGAACAAGAAATGAGAACCGTTTATCGAAATGGGCGGTCACACACGGACGTGATAAACAAAACGGTCCACTATTCGTCCAAGGAAAGTTACTTCCATCACCGAGTAACGATCAGTGCAG GAAATGGTCACGTGCTGAACAAAGGGAAACACCAGTTTCCATTTTCATTCCTACTTCCACAAGAGATCCCATCTTCATTCGAAGGAGCCCACGGTAACGTACGTTACACCCTTCGAGCTGTTTATGAGCGTCGTTTGAAATGGAACCACGAATGCAAGATCCCAATCACCATCAATTCGATCACGGATCTCAACACTATTCCGGAAGCGAAC GTACCCGTACGAGCGACTGGCTTCAAGACGCTAGGAATTCTCTGCTGCAAATCGAATCCAATCATGGCCACTTTCTGGCTGGATCGTGCTGGATACGTCCCAGGAGAGAAAATTATATTAAACGCTGAAGTGGAGAACCTGACCAGGAAGCGCATGCGCGGCTCAAAGATTCAGATAATAGAG cGCACAAATTTTCATGCTACGCGGGCTACGGAATGCCATGAGCGTGTCATTCACGAATCCGTACGAGGGAAATTTAAAGCCGTTGAGTTGTGGGAAAACTATCCCATTATTGTTCCTCCGATTGTCTCGTCGGGTTTAAACTTCTGTCGCATCATCGATGTCACCTACATACTTGTG TTTTCTGTGGATCCCGGGTCGTTTTCATTCAACTTGAAGGTTTCTCATAACCTTCTCATTGGAAACGTTCCGTTGCGGAGTTCCTTTGCTAATTTCCAGCATCGTAATGTGATTTCAGCTGCGCAAGGAGAACATGGAAATCCTTCAGCTATTGCTGGCCCCAGTATCCCGGGCGCAGAAACATATCCAGATCTAC CTCCGCCATCTTACGAGGAATGTATGTTTGGTGGAAATATAAGAGATACCGAAGACTCTGAGCATGTCAGCTATGGTGCTGGAGATTCCTATAAACCTCGTTATTTGACTTACGGTAGCTGTTAG